The Deinococcus sp. Leaf326 genome has a segment encoding these proteins:
- a CDS encoding ABC transporter permease: protein MTTATLPPASVTAPRRRRWPKPTLLIGLVLLALLVLAAAFPARFAPFSPTDFDYEAILQGPSARHPFGTDNFGRDVLSRVIYGTRIDLQIAVFTTLFPFIFGTLLGALTGYLGRWADALVGRIADLVVVFPFLVLVIAIVAVLGPGLTNMYIAVSAVGWVSYWRLTRGEVMTQKKAEYAQAGRVLGYSPSRILLRHLLPNAVTPAIVYLMTDMSLGILLGASLGYLGLGAQPPTPEWGVMVADGKNFMATAWWISTFPGLALTLAGVTFSLIGDGLADALRPRA, encoded by the coding sequence TTGACCACCGCGACCCTTCCTCCCGCCTCCGTGACCGCGCCCCGGCGGCGGCGCTGGCCCAAACCCACGCTGCTGATCGGCCTCGTGCTGCTGGCCCTGCTGGTGCTGGCGGCGGCCTTTCCGGCCCGCTTCGCACCCTTCAGCCCCACGGATTTCGACTACGAAGCCATTTTGCAGGGGCCCTCGGCGCGCCACCCCTTCGGGACCGACAATTTCGGGCGCGACGTGCTGAGCCGGGTCATCTACGGCACCCGCATTGACCTCCAGATCGCCGTGTTCACCACCCTCTTTCCGTTCATTTTCGGCACGCTGCTGGGCGCACTGACGGGGTATCTCGGGCGCTGGGCCGACGCCCTGGTGGGCCGGATTGCCGACCTCGTGGTTGTGTTTCCCTTTCTGGTGCTCGTCATCGCCATCGTGGCCGTGCTCGGGCCGGGCCTGACGAACATGTACATCGCGGTGAGCGCGGTCGGCTGGGTCAGCTACTGGCGCCTGACGCGCGGCGAGGTCATGACCCAGAAGAAGGCCGAGTACGCCCAGGCGGGCCGGGTCCTGGGCTACAGCCCCAGCCGCATCCTGCTGCGCCACCTGCTGCCCAACGCGGTCACGCCCGCCATCGTCTATCTCATGACCGACATGAGCCTGGGCATCTTGCTGGGAGCCTCGCTGGGTTACCTGGGTCTGGGCGCGCAGCCGCCCACGCCCGAGTGGGGCGTGATGGTCGCTGACGGTAAGAACTTCATGGCGACCGCCTGGTGGATCAGCACCTTTCCGGGCCTGGCCCTGACGCTGGCCGGCGTGACCTTCAGCCTGATCGGCGACGGCCTGGCCGACGCCCTGAGGCCCCGCGCATGA